The following are from one region of the Candidatus Tanganyikabacteria bacterium genome:
- a CDS encoding DUF2442 domain-containing protein: MATSGRPSHAALTEADVLTQIEAADRQPKTEEPTAKSIVFEPETRSFDLRLSNDTRVGFNADSLWELKGASPEELAAVELSPSGNAITWPRIDMDISVAGLVLDLLGSPEWKRALRRAVNRDLARIKSEATAKAARENGKKGGRPRKNAGQ; this comes from the coding sequence ATGGCCACATCCGGTAGGCCCAGCCATGCGGCCCTGACAGAGGCCGACGTTCTGACTCAGATCGAAGCGGCCGATCGGCAGCCAAAGACCGAGGAGCCGACTGCTAAGTCGATCGTGTTCGAGCCCGAGACCCGGTCGTTCGATCTTCGGCTGTCGAACGACACGCGGGTTGGCTTCAACGCCGACTCTCTGTGGGAGTTGAAAGGGGCGTCGCCCGAGGAACTTGCCGCTGTGGAATTGTCGCCCTCGGGCAACGCCATCACCTGGCCCAGGATCGACATGGACATCTCGGTGGCCGGATTGGTCCTGGATCTCCTGGGTAGCCCAGAATGGAAGAGGGCGCTTCGCCGGGCCGTAAACCGCGACTTGGCGCGAATCAAGTCCGAGGCCACGGCAAAGGCCGCCCGCGAGAACGGGAAGAAGGGCGGTCGCCCCAGGAAGAACGCGGGGCAGTAG
- a CDS encoding DUF4160 domain-containing protein yields MPTVKREAGFTIKVNTRGKHNPPHVHVIKGGGEIRVKMGDDETPPSYWDEKCPMALQDKVKAVFLVDKYQAECLEVWRKFNGHIR; encoded by the coding sequence ATGCCAACCGTGAAACGCGAGGCCGGGTTCACGATCAAGGTGAACACCCGCGGCAAGCACAACCCTCCCCACGTCCACGTAATCAAGGGGGGCGGCGAGATCCGCGTGAAGATGGGGGACGACGAGACCCCGCCGTCTTACTGGGATGAGAAGTGTCCAATGGCACTCCAGGACAAGGTGAAAGCCGTGTTCCTGGTCGACAAGTACCAAGCCGAGTGCCTGGAGGTCTGGAGGAAGTTCAATGGCCACATCCGGTAG
- a CDS encoding tyrosine-type recombinase/integrase, which translates to MPTANITAQWVERLKPPLAGQIDYFDEKLGGFGVRVGVSGARSWFVHFRRAGETRKQRLTIGQYPTLTLAEARDRAAEILLRAKRGEDLVGERKAEKGSPTFEGVAREYLDRHAAKKRTAEEQRRILERHVIQAWSSKKAKDVSRADVIRLVEAIADRGAPVMANRTLNLIGRVFRWGMRRGLVEANPAALVEAPGEERERDRVLADDEIRAVWLAASDDAGQVGHLIKLALLTGQRRGELERMRWADLDLQSRWWTIPAEFTKNRQAHRVPLSATVLAILRAVQAAADGREWESEWVFPSRIGRGRAPIANIQKRVEAVRKAAGDGDWHFHDFRRTAATRLGLLGVPRFVIGKVLNHTSLTESGLARVTAVYDRYEYDAEKREALDRWAGALAAILQGKPAKIRELRVERAGAATLKGAAR; encoded by the coding sequence GTGCCGACCGCGAACATCACCGCCCAGTGGGTCGAGCGGCTCAAGCCGCCGCTCGCTGGCCAGATCGACTACTTCGATGAGAAACTCGGCGGGTTCGGCGTCCGCGTCGGCGTGTCGGGTGCCAGGTCATGGTTCGTCCACTTTCGGCGGGCCGGCGAAACACGCAAGCAGCGGCTCACCATCGGCCAGTACCCGACCCTGACCTTGGCCGAGGCCCGCGACCGCGCCGCCGAAATCCTGCTCCGGGCCAAGCGGGGCGAGGATCTAGTTGGCGAAAGGAAGGCCGAGAAGGGCTCCCCGACATTCGAGGGCGTGGCACGAGAATACCTCGACCGGCATGCGGCGAAGAAACGCACGGCCGAGGAGCAGCGCCGCATCCTGGAAAGGCACGTCATTCAGGCCTGGAGCAGCAAGAAGGCCAAGGATGTATCTCGCGCCGACGTGATCCGGCTGGTCGAGGCCATCGCCGACCGCGGCGCGCCGGTGATGGCCAACCGCACGCTCAACCTCATCGGGCGCGTATTCCGGTGGGGCATGCGGCGCGGCCTGGTCGAGGCGAATCCGGCCGCCTTGGTCGAGGCTCCGGGCGAGGAGCGCGAGCGGGACCGGGTGCTGGCCGACGACGAGATCCGCGCCGTCTGGCTCGCAGCCAGCGATGACGCAGGCCAAGTGGGGCACCTCATCAAGCTCGCATTGCTGACCGGTCAGCGGCGCGGCGAGCTAGAGCGGATGCGCTGGGCCGACCTCGACCTGCAAAGTCGCTGGTGGACGATTCCGGCCGAGTTTACGAAGAACAGGCAGGCGCACCGCGTCCCGCTTTCCGCGACCGTTCTCGCCATTCTGCGTGCGGTCCAGGCCGCAGCGGACGGCCGCGAGTGGGAGAGCGAGTGGGTGTTCCCGTCGCGAATCGGCCGCGGGCGGGCGCCAATCGCCAACATTCAGAAGCGCGTCGAGGCGGTCCGCAAGGCCGCCGGGGACGGCGACTGGCACTTCCACGATTTCCGGCGCACCGCGGCGACACGGCTCGGGTTGCTCGGCGTGCCGAGATTCGTCATCGGCAAGGTGCTCAACCACACCAGCCTCACGGAGTCTGGCCTGGCGAGAGTGACGGCCGTGTACGACCGGTACGAGTACGACGCCGAGAAGCGCGAGGCCCTCGACCGGTGGGCGGGTGCGCTGGCGGCGATCTTGCAGGGCAAGCCAGCTAAGATCAGGGAATTGCGCGTCGAGCGAGCGGGAGCCGCGACGCTGAAGGGAGCCGCCAGATGA
- a CDS encoding type II toxin-antitoxin system RelE/ParE family toxin, with the protein MSWTYVLSRKAEKDLERLDVTLRRRIFEALDRLAGEAANAKIKKLKGRPDFSLRVGDWRVLLALRQSQDVIDVLRVRPRGKAYE; encoded by the coding sequence GTGAGCTGGACCTACGTCCTCTCGCGGAAGGCCGAAAAGGATCTTGAGCGGCTGGACGTGACGCTTCGCCGGAGGATCTTCGAGGCCCTCGACCGGTTGGCGGGCGAGGCGGCGAACGCAAAGATCAAGAAACTGAAAGGCAGGCCGGATTTCAGCTTACGCGTCGGGGATTGGCGCGTGCTTCTGGCGCTGAGGCAATCGCAGGACGTCATCGATGTTCTTCGGGTCCGGCCGAGGGGGAAGGCTTACGAATGA